In Triticum urartu cultivar G1812 chromosome 6, Tu2.1, whole genome shotgun sequence, the following proteins share a genomic window:
- the LOC125513815 gene encoding transcription factor MYB30-like, whose protein sequence is MVRAPCCEKMGLKRGPWTAEEDMTLVAHIEQHGHSNWRALPKQAGLLRCGKSCRLRWINYLRPDIKRGNFTCEEEEAIIQLHAMLGNRWSTIAARLPGRTDNEIKNVWHTHLKKRLESSSKTSGQAAPKRKAKKPAVAATASALEGPTSEPASSSPGQSLSMSPEQSLSTSSATGYSMASSLENTGSSSSESEEFQIDDSFWSETLAMSVDSSGSGMETGDTFGVDSASTSSSSNDEMDFWVTLFMQASDIESLSQI, encoded by the coding sequence ATGGTGAGGGCTCCTTGCTGCGAGAAGATGGGGCTCAAGAGGGGCCCGTGGACGGCGGAGGAGGACATGACCCTGGTCGCTCATATCGAGCAGCACGGCCACAGCAACTGGCGGGCGCTGCCCAAGCAGGCCGGCCTGCTGCGCTGCGGCAAGAGCTGCCGCCTCCGGTGGATCAACTACCTGCGCCCCGACATCAAGCGCGGCAACTTCACCTGCGAGGAGGAAGAAGCCATCATCCAACTCCACGCCATGCTCGGCAACAGATGGTCCACCATTGCGGCCAGGCTGCCTGGCAGGACGGACAACGAGATCAAGAACGTCTGGCACACACACCTCAAGAAGCGACTCGAATCCTCGTCCAAGACGTCCGGCCAGGCAGCGCCTAAGCGCAAAGCCAAGAAGCCTGCTGTGGCTGCAACTGCGAGCGCGCTCGAGGGACCGACCTCCGAGCCTGCGTCGTCGTCACCGGGGCAGTCCCTCTCGATGTCGCCGGAGCAGTCGCTCTCGACGTCGTCGGCCACCGGCTACTCGATGGCCTCGTCGTTGGAGAACACGGGAAGCTCTTCCTCGGAGTCCGAGGAGTTCCAGATTGACGACAGCTTCTGGTCCGAGACACTGGCGATGTCGGTGGACAGCTCCGGTTCCGGGATGGAAACCGGCGACACCTTCGGCGTAGATAGTGCTTCGACGTCGTCGTCGAGCAACGATGAGATGGACTTCTGGGTCACACTGTTCATGCAGGCTAGTGACATAGAGAGTTTGTCACAGATTTAA